The following coding sequences lie in one Acidobacteriota bacterium genomic window:
- a CDS encoding aminotransferase class I/II-fold pyridoxal phosphate-dependent enzyme — protein sequence MANQSGAESETADQRGGDTPQAVATTETTTAILLFIQRRLVRHFGPYDDWWYGSARNSGYYLFSQPMSTPPGPRINLEEQLHHETLKLFNLASYNYLGLSTHPEVIAAAHAALDKYGLGAAGSPILSGTMDVHLTLEKELAAFKHKEAAMVFPTGYSTNVGLLSALMRPGDWVILDQNVHASIVDGAILAKAQVKFFRHNQPADLGEEAEGHHRQTPGRGGGRVFDGRRHRPPSGNGGDLQTRGCTHPDRRSALKLRLRCGRPRRGGTLRPRG from the coding sequence ATGGCAAACCAATCGGGCGCGGAAAGCGAGACAGCGGACCAACGAGGTGGCGACACCCCGCAGGCCGTGGCGACGACAGAAACGACTACAGCAATTTTACTATTCATCCAGCGACGACTTGTTCGCCATTTTGGCCCCTACGACGACTGGTGGTACGGCAGCGCACGCAACAGCGGCTATTACCTGTTCTCGCAGCCGATGTCGACGCCCCCTGGCCCCCGCATCAATCTCGAAGAGCAGCTGCACCACGAGACGCTCAAGCTGTTCAACCTGGCATCGTACAACTACCTCGGCTTGTCCACCCACCCCGAAGTCATCGCGGCCGCCCACGCGGCGCTGGACAAGTACGGGCTGGGCGCGGCAGGCTCGCCGATTCTCAGTGGCACGATGGACGTCCACCTGACCCTTGAGAAAGAGCTGGCAGCCTTCAAGCACAAGGAAGCCGCGATGGTCTTCCCGACCGGTTACAGCACAAACGTCGGCCTCCTGTCGGCGCTCATGCGGCCCGGTGACTGGGTGATTCTGGATCAGAACGTCCACGCGAGTATTGTGGACGGCGCGATCCTCGCCAAGGCGCAGGTGAAGTTCTTCCGGCACAACCAGCCGGCCGACCTCGGAGAAGAAGCTGAAGGGCACCACCGGCAAACGCCTGGTCGTGGTGGAGGGCGTGTATTCGATGGACGGCGACATCGCCCGCCTTCCGGAAATGGTGGAGATCTCCAAACGCGCGGGTGCACGCATCCTG
- a CDS encoding CDP-alcohol phosphatidyltransferase family protein, protein MTLIDTLALTLLVVVVATMPVFAVVSRNRPRDPDVARRSSTALLGFWVRDWLMWVIGPIERVMVRAKVSPDVFNYLGVAFGIGAGAAFAQGALSLAGWAILFGGVADVFDGRIARARGMASRYGAFMDSTLDRFAEAFSFVGVTWYLSTTPWGAAISVLAISGSLLVSYTRARGEAVGVSGTGGVMQRAERLVLLALGALADSAVATRWGWPDGTVLTAAVTLIAVGSIGTAIYRTVSIASTLAQQDDL, encoded by the coding sequence GTGACTCTGATTGATACCCTTGCGTTGACGCTGCTCGTCGTCGTGGTCGCCACGATGCCGGTGTTTGCGGTTGTCTCCCGGAATCGTCCGCGGGACCCCGACGTGGCGCGCCGATCGTCCACGGCTCTGCTCGGGTTCTGGGTCCGCGATTGGCTGATGTGGGTGATTGGCCCCATCGAGCGCGTGATGGTTCGCGCCAAAGTTTCACCCGACGTCTTCAACTACCTGGGCGTGGCGTTCGGCATCGGTGCGGGTGCCGCGTTTGCCCAGGGGGCCTTGTCGCTTGCGGGTTGGGCGATCCTGTTTGGCGGCGTGGCGGACGTATTCGACGGTCGCATTGCGCGGGCCCGTGGCATGGCCAGTCGTTATGGCGCGTTCATGGACTCCACACTCGACCGGTTCGCCGAGGCGTTTTCGTTTGTGGGCGTGACCTGGTATCTGTCGACCACCCCGTGGGGCGCTGCGATCTCCGTGCTGGCCATCAGCGGATCGCTGCTCGTCAGCTACACGCGCGCGCGTGGCGAAGCCGTGGGCGTCAGTGGCACTGGCGGCGTTATGCAACGCGCCGAACGTCTTGTCCTGCTCGCCCTGGGGGCCCTCGCCGATTCGGCGGTCGCGACCCGTTGGGGTTGGCCCGACGGCACTGTGCTCACCGCCGCCGTCACCCTGATCGCCGTCGGTTCCATCGGCACCGCGATCTATCGGACGGTGTCGATCGCCAGCACTCTCGCGCAGCAAGACGACCTGTGA
- a CDS encoding 1-acyl-sn-glycerol-3-phosphate acyltransferase yields the protein MSLLRTTLNESRLLSVARAAWRVTRSAVFVLVYLAYLVLFMGFVQRFILIPLAWVFPVQSARFLVPWSRFQAAAPLVLLRIIAGVRISIDGAIGPENRVVIMNHQSVLDALIAYKVNTGYLMLIPTRSRYAWGLPGVSPFIRMARFPLIAQTRQSLRADLDAIAEAADRCKRGEASFFIFPEGHRSKDGSILPFMIRGLRLVLTHAPLPVYCIVGDGMWHIRTVADTFTKAAGTRIRVRIIGPFQPPAEESEIPDFVASLRNRMIETLDDMRAGRPFHNAV from the coding sequence ATGTCTCTTCTCCGAACGACCCTGAACGAATCCCGGCTACTCAGTGTGGCACGCGCGGCGTGGCGTGTGACGAGGAGCGCGGTCTTTGTACTGGTCTATTTGGCGTATCTCGTTCTCTTCATGGGATTTGTGCAAAGGTTTATCCTAATTCCTCTGGCGTGGGTATTTCCAGTCCAGTCCGCGCGTTTTCTCGTCCCCTGGAGCCGCTTTCAGGCCGCCGCGCCTCTGGTGCTGCTCCGAATCATCGCCGGGGTCCGCATCTCCATTGATGGCGCCATCGGCCCGGAAAACCGGGTGGTGATCATGAACCACCAGTCGGTGCTCGACGCCCTCATCGCCTACAAGGTCAACACGGGCTACCTGATGCTGATTCCCACCCGGAGCCGCTACGCCTGGGGCCTCCCGGGCGTCTCGCCCTTCATCCGGATGGCCCGGTTTCCCCTGATCGCCCAGACACGCCAGAGCCTCAGGGCCGACCTCGATGCGATTGCCGAAGCCGCCGACCGCTGCAAACGCGGCGAGGCCTCGTTTTTCATCTTCCCCGAGGGCCATCGAAGCAAGGACGGTTCGATTCTCCCCTTCATGATCCGCGGCCTTCGCCTCGTCCTCACGCATGCGCCACTGCCCGTCTATTGCATCGTGGGTGACGGCATGTGGCACATTCGCACCGTGGCCGACACCTTCACCAAAGCGGCCGGCACGCGCATTCGCGTGCGGATCATCGGGCCGTTCCAGCCGCCGGCGGAGGAATCCGAGATTCCCGATTTTGTGGCGTCGCTGCGCAATCGAATGATTGAGACGCTCGACGACATGCGCGCCGGCCGGCCCTTTCACAATGCCGTCTGA